DNA sequence from the Thiosulfativibrio zosterae genome:
CTGGGATACCTAAGGCTTCTGCCTTGGTTTTCTTGGAGCCAGCTTTATCGCCAGCCACCACAAAATCGGTTTTGGCAGAAACACTTCCCGTGACTTTTGCACCGACTTTTTCTAACAAGCGCTGCGCTTCGTCGCGCGCCATCACCGTCAGCGTGCCGGTTAAAACCACCACTTTATTGGCAAAGGGCGATTCAATATCTGCTATAAATTTTTGGATTGCTGGCCATTGTACGCCTAAATCACACAAGGCACGAATCACTTCTTGATTATGAGTTTGTTTAAAAAAGCTTTGGATGTGGCTTGCCACCACATCACCCACATCATCCACTGCAACCAAGTCTTCAAGACTGGCTTGCATCAAGGCATCCAAGGTTTCAAAGTGAAGCGCTAAGTTTTTCGCCGTTACTTCACCCACTTCGTTAATACCCAAACTGTATAAAAAACGGGGCAAGGTGGTATTTTTTGAAGCTTCTAAGGCATCCAAAACATTTTGTGCCGACTTTAACGCCATGCGTGGCAAGCTGGCTAAATCTTCCAGCGTTAGCCGGTAAAAATCATCTGGATGAGCAACCAAACCCTGTTCAACCAAAGTATCTATGAGTTTTTCACCCAAGCCCTGAATATCCATGGCTTTTCGCGACACAAAATGTGCCAAGGCGCGTTTGCGCTGGGCTGGACAAAATAGCCCACCCGTGCAGCGATGAACTGCCTTATCAAGCTCTTTTACAACATCCGACCCACATTCAGGGCAAGCGCTGGGCATCACAAATAACTGCGTAGTGTCTGGGCGTTTAGCCAACACAGGCCCGACAACTTCAGGAATCACATCCCCTGCTCGACGCACAATTACCGTATCGCCGACTCGAACATCCTTACGGTGTAATTCTTCTAAGTTATGTAAAGTGGCATTAGAAACCATAACACCACCCACCGAAACTGGCTCCAACCTAGCCACAGGCGTTAAAGCCCCCGTGCGCCCCACTTGAACTTCAATGTCTAGCAAAGTGGTCCAAACTTCTTGCGCAGGAAACTTTCTGGCAATGGCCCAACGCGGTGCTCTGGCAGTAAAGCCCAACAGTTTTTGTTGTGCAATTTGATCACATTTATAAACAATACCATCAATTTCATAAGCCAAACTAGCACGCTTATCCGCTAAGGATTGGTAATATTCCAACATCGCCTGTTTGCCAAGAACGACCTTTGCATCTGGGTTAATTGGCAAGCCCCAGCGCTTAAACTCCACCAAAACTTGGGTATAACGCTCCGGCAACTGAAACATTTCTGAAACCTCACCCCAACCATACACATAAAAACTTAAATGGCGTTTGGCAGTTATTTTAGGGTCCAGCTGGCGTAAAGAACCTGCCGCAGCATTTCTGGGATTTGCAAAGGGTTTTTCCCCTGAAGCCAGCTGGGTTTGATTGAGTTGTTCAAACGCTGATTTTGGCATAAAAACCTCACCACGCACTTCTAAAACCTTAGGCCAATCTTGGGTTAAAAGTTGCAAAGGAATGGTGCGAATGGTTCTGATATTGTGCGTGACATCTTCACCCGTTTGACCATCGCCACGTGTGGTGGCTTGTATGAGCTGGCCATTGTCATAGCGCAAATTAATTGCCAAACCATCCATCTTGGGTTCTGCCGAAAAACTCAACTCGCTGTTTTCAGAGAGATTTAAGCCTCTTAGAGCACGCTGATAAAATGCCATTAGGTCTTCATCACTAAAAGCATTATCTAAAGACATCATGGCCACAACATGCTTGACAGATTCAAAGCCTTTTAAAGGTTCAGAACCCACGCGTTGTGAGGGAGAGTCAGGGGAAATCCACTCTGGAAAACGAGCTTCAAGACTTAACAATTCTTGGAACAGGGCATCATATTGTGCATCACTGATTTGCGGATTATCCAAAGCATAATAGTTAACATTATGCATTTGAATTTCGGTTTTTAAGGTTTGATAGCGAACAGAATCCGTAGGATTTTGAGGGGTGTCGGCGTGAATAGGCTGGGGGTCATCACCAAATAAATCTAAATTAGACATCAATCAGTAAAACCATTAAATGCCAACGGTTTCGTAGGCAATTGCCGCATCGCGCATGGCTTGAATATCAGATTCTTTCAATAAATGTCTTTGCGCATCATACAGACGGCCATTTAAACGCTGTGATACTTTGCGAGCAATCATAATCATATCATTCATGGCTGCTGGCGCTTTCACACTGGTTGGCAGTGACAAGATCAGCACCACACCTTGTGTCGTGAATGCACTAAACCGTTCTTCTTCCATGGCAGGAAAAGTGCCTGGTTCCATAATATTGGCGACATGCAGGTAAGGCTTACCAAGGGTATCTTTTTTAACATAAATACCTTGAGGCGCAAAACTTAAACCAACACCTAATAACGATTTATTTAAAGCATCCATCGCAAAGTCTTGCGAACCCATCACCATCACCGCAAACACTTGCGGTTCAGTCACTTCGGCCAATTTATTTTCAGACTCGGTAACCGGCGTATTAGCGGGCTTGCCAAAAGAGGGTTGTTTGTCACCCGCCGCACCAATTGGCCCGACTTCATCCAATGTTTTTAAATCTTCAACTTCTAAAACAAAATGTTGCGGTGCGCGATTTTGAGTTTCAGCGCTTTCTTTGGTGGCTTTTTCTGCTTGAATTCTGGGTTTATACGCGGGTTCATGGTCATCAAATTCATCACCAAAGGGTAATTTTCCTTGATTCTCAGGAACGGTTTCAACATCTTCATCAGACTGGGCATGAAAACGCGCTTGGGTTTTATTAGACACCGGAATATGGCCTTCGCCAAATTCGTTCAACGCATGACTGGCTTTTTGACGGTGTTCAACGCTGTCAGCGTTGTCCGATTCAGGGCGCACACTTTTAGATGCTCTTCCTTTTGAGGCAGGTGTGGGCTGATTACGGTAATGTAAAAACACCATCACAGCGACCACAACTAGGGCGAATATCAGCAATACCAGCTGTAATTCATTCATGAAAACACTCCTAAAATCTTCCGTAAGCTTAGACTTGGGACAAAGCCATTACAATTCCAAATCCAGGCTGCAAAATTTTCGCTTTGACAAGCTGGCATAAATGACGACAATTCTAACCCTTGTGGCGGTTTTTTTCCACAAAAACCTCAAATCAACCTGGCTAAAATAGCCCTGACTATTTTAATTAAATGCAGCAATTTTTAATGCCGCTGACACTTGAAGAGAAACGCATGACACCAAAAGCTAGTCCGACTCAAAATGACCGCTCGCCTTTAATTTTGGGCATTGACCTAGGCACCTCTGGCATTCGTGGCGCGCTGATTGATACTCAAACTCGCCAGCCGATCGCTTTTTACGCGGTACCCCTGGCGCTACCCATCAGAAATGCCAACACCAGCGAGCAATCTCCAGAGCTGTGGCTTGAGGGTTTTGAACTGCTGTTACGCAAAATACAAAACGCCCAACAGACTGCGTTCATAGAACACATCATTCTTGACGCCACCTCATCAACCGTTTGCTTGGTTAATGCCGACTATCAGCCAGTATCAATGGCATTGATGTATGACGATAAACGCGCCACCGCAGAAGCGCAATTGATTGCCAAAATTGCACCGAGAAACAGCGGTGCACACGGTGCTTCCAGCACCTTAGCCAAAGTGATGTGGCTTTATGAAAACACCCCACACTCAGAATCGTTTTTTGTGTGCCACCAAATAGATTTTATCAATGTTTTTTTAACTGGCTTACCTCAAATTACCGATGCCAATAATGCTTTAAAAATGGGATTTGACCCCATCAACATGGTTTGGCCAGATTGGATTTCGCAATTACTCCCAACCATCACGCTGCCAAAAGTGGTGCTTCCAGGCGATTTTTTGGGCCAAATTCAACCAGGCCTGGTTGAAAAATATGGGTTTTCCAGCAAAACCAAAGTTTATGCTGGTACCACAGACAGTATTGCCGCTTTTTTAGCCAGTGGCGCTCACCAACTGGGGGATGCCGTAACATCATTAGGGTCAACCCTGGCACTTAAACTCATCACAGAAAAACCCATCTTTGCCCCAGAATATGGCATTTACAGTCATCGACTTAAAAATCAATGGCTGGTGGGCGGCGCCTCTAATACGGGCGGTGCCGTTTTGTTAAAGCACTTTGATTTAGAGGCGTTAATCGAGCATCTTAAAAAAATACCCGAGCGACCCCAAAATACGCATCTCGATTACTATCCCTTGCTTTGCCAAGGAGAAAGATTTCCCATTTCAGACCCCTGTTTTCAAGGCAATTTAGACCCAATACCCGATAATCCAGAAACATTTTTATTGGGTTTGATTGAAGGGTTGGTGTCTGTAGAAAAATTAGGATATCAGCGCTTAACTGAATTGGGCGCAAGCCCTGTGACTCGAATATTTACCGCGGGTGGAGGATTGAAAAACCGCGTATGGATGACTTTAAGAAGTCAAGAATTGAGCGCTCCAGTGCTGCAAAGTTTGCACACTGAAGCGGCTTTTGGTGTGACACAGTTACTTGAGATTCAATCGTTTAACGATCAAACTTAAGCATCAGCTTAAGAATAAACTTAAGCCTTGGCAAAAATTTCTTTAACCAAAGCAAGGTCTAACTTATTGCGACCATAAACCTCACCGGCAATCAATTCAAATGGCGTTTCATCGTCACCCATATGATTCAACACAACCGCGGCTTTAGAGAAGTCATCTTCTTTGGTATATTCGTTGATAGTCACAATGGTTTTAACATTGGCCGCAGATGAAGACAAGATTCCGTTTAATGAATCTTCAAAAGCAATGGCTTGGTCTGCTGTTAAACCCATTTGCTCGAGTGCCCAAATATAAATATCTGGTGCAGGCTTTTTAGCCGGAACGATATCACCCGCAGCAATCACCTCAAACCAAGACTCGGAATCTGGGCCTAAAGTGCTTTCTAATAATGCGGTCACATTGGCAGGCGTTGTTGTGGTCACCACCGCCATACGCATACCCTGCGCACGCGCTTCGTTAATCAGGGCTTCCACACCCGTTCTGAGCGGGATTTTGCCTTCTGCCATCAACTGGGTATAAAACTTTGTTTTGGCTTCATGTAAACCCTTAACAAAAGCATCAAAATTTTCAGGTTTTGCAAAAGTGGTATTAAACTTTTCTAGGTAAAAGCGAATACGCTCTTTACCGCCAGTAACCGCTAAAAGCTCGCCATATAAAGACTCATCCCAAAACCAATCTAAGCCTGCTTCATCAAATGCCATGTTAAAGGCAACACGGTGTCCATCTCTTTCTGTATCCGCTAAAGTACCGTCTACATCAAATAATAAGGCCTGTAAGTCCGCCATGGGATTCTCTCCAATTGTTATATTTAAAAGGTTAACCGAGTAAACTATACGGGATTTATCTTTAAATTTCTATGAGTGCGATAAAACTTTTTTGTTTGTTAAACCCTATAAAAATTGATATAAAAGCGAGTTAGTTTCACTGACATTGTTTCTTTTTGACGCCAGAAAAATAAACTAAACATTGTTTGTGTAACCCATTTTTGGTGATAAAATGCCTGCTTTAAAATTTGTTGTGATAAATCAAGTACAACTCCCTAACCGGCTTTTGTAATCAAGTTTAATGTAAGATTTATTTTAAATTTTTTTAACAATCGCCTAGAAGCCAATGATTTTATAAAGTTTTATAGAATCTAAAGTTGAGAAGAAAAATGAATACAAATACTGATTTCATTGAAGACTACCCACGCTACGAAATGGAGCCGGGTGAAGAATATATGAGCGCTAGAATGCGTGAGCATTTCAGAGGCAAGTTAATGGCCTGGAAACAACAGTTGTTAAATGAAGCGTCCATGACGGTCAGCCACCTTAAGAATGATTCAGTAACACCTGCCGACCCTAACGATAGAGCATCACAAGAAGAAGAATTTGCCCTAGAGCTAAGAACCCGTGATCGTGAAAGAAAGTTAATTTCAAAGATTGATAAGTCATTGGTAGACATCGAAACTGGCGAATACGGCTACTGTAAAATGAGTGGTGAAGAAATCGGTCTAGCACGCATGGAAGCTCGTCCAACAGCTGATCTGACGGTTGAAATGAAGCGCAAGCAAGAAATCCGCGAAAAACAAGGGATTGCTTAATATCTTCTGAAATGTTGGGGTTGAAACTTTTCAACCTCGGCATTTTTTTACCAAACCACCCTCAACAAAACACCCTTTTGAGATAGATTTTACTGTGCAAACAGAACAACTCATACAACATCTTCTCAATCCCAATACTTACACCCATCCCGTTAATTTGATCACCACCATAGAAACGCATATTTCGATCGTATTCTTAACTGGGGATTATGCTTATAAACTTAAAAAACCCGTTAATTTTGGCTTTTTAGACTTCTCTACCCTTGAAGCTCGCCAACAATTTTGCGGTTTAGAACTCACGCTAAATCGTCGTACAGCACCCGATTTATATTTGGATGTCTGCCCGCTTTTTGCTTCAGCAAATTTGGCGCAGTTAAGTTTTACACCGCTACGCCCAAATGATGAACCCATTGAATACCTCGTTAAAATGCGTCAATTTGACCCTAACCTAGTATTGGGTAAACATTTACAAACGGCTACTTTAAATCGTACTCAAGTGAGTTTTTTAGCCAAAACCATTGCTAATTTTCACCTCAACGCAGAATCGGTTAATCAGGATTGCGACTTTGGCCACCCTGATAATTTAATCCAACCTATGTTGGATAATTTTCCGTCTTTACTGAGTACCTTCGAACACCCAGAACTGCAATATCGCTTAAGACAATTAGCAGAATGGACGCACTTCACGCAAAAAACTTTTTGGGACAGTTTGTGGGCGCGCAAAGAAAATGGCTTTGTTAAGGCCTGCCATGGGGATATGCATCTTGATAATATCGCCTTGATTAACGATCAACCCATTTTGTTTGATGGCATTGAATTTAACGAGCAATTTCGATGGATCGACACGCTGAACGATTTGGCATTCTTGTTAATTGACTTAGATTATCGCCAGCAATTTAGTTTAAAGCGTCAAATTCTCAATGATTACATCAATGAAACAGTCGACTTTGCCGGTTTAAAGCATTTACGCTTTTACCAAGTTTATAGAGCCATGGTGCGTTCTAAAATTACTGCTTTGCGCTACCATCAGTTTCCAGCCAACAGCCTGCAAAGAACAGAATATTGGCAGCGTGCTTTAGACTATTTAAAACAAGCCGAAGACTACGCCTATCAAGTACCCAGTCCGCAACTCATTTTGATGCAGGGCATCTCAGGCTCTGGAAAGTCTTATTACGCCCAGCAAATCTTAAAACAACAAGATTATTTGACCATCAGCTCAGATAGAGAGCGCAAACGCCTGTTTGGTATTTCTGCACTCACCCGCGCCACGGAACAACAACGCGCAAAACTCTACTCGGCACAAATGAATCAAGCCACTTATGAGCGTCTTCAAGAATTGACCTCACAACTTTTAGCAGAAGGTTTTTCGGTAATTGTCGATGCAACCTTTTTAAAAGCACAGCATCGCCAACCCTACTTTGATATCGCTCGTCAAACTCGAGCCAGTTTAATGATCTTTAGCATTGCTACTAACCCAGAAATCGCGGGTCAACAAATTTTACAACGCCAAACCCTCAACCAAGACCCATCAGATGCAGATCTAAGCGTTATGCAGCATCAGCTAAATGTCAATGAAACACCCAATGCTGATTTTTATGTTTGGCAACAACCCGCGGGCACTGAGTTTGACCCCTTGAGCTTTTCAAATTGGGCGCAAGACACTCAAGAAAAATGGCAAGAAATCCTTAATGCCAGTGACATCGTCCCTTAAGTAATCGGTATGTCAGCCGATAGCATGACTATGAAAGTTTAAAGCTGTGACTCCACTTATGAATAATAAAAACTTAATCCTGACCATAACGCTGATTGTAAACAGCCTATTCCTCACGCCATCTTTGGCGGCTGTTAAAGATGTATCGTTTTTAGGCATGAAACTGCTTGAACAAGACCTTAACGGTGTTCGTAATCAACTGTGGAATATTGGTGGCTTTTTGCAAGACCCGTCAACCACTAAACAACGCAACATTGATAAGTTTTTTACCTGGTCAAACATTCGAGACAGCTACTATGTTGAGTTTCGTTATGATAATGCGGGCAAAGTCGCCTCCGCCATGCGTTTGTATCGACCTCAATCGATTTTAAATGCGAACAAAAGAACCCCCATTGAAACCCGTGATATTGCGCTTGAAATTATTGCGCAAATTGGTCAGCCCACCCAAGTCATTCGCAAAGGCTGGGGCGGCTCGCCAAGTTATCGCTCTTATATTTGGAAGGATGATGAGCTCACGGTCATTGTTGACCGGGAAGGCAGTGAAATTTATGGGAATGTATTTGTGAAATACATCGTTAACAAAGTTGACCCCTTTTTTGTTGAGCCAAAAGACAAAAAGCCTTAAACTAGTCAAATTACTCATTTAAAGGACAAGCCAATGAATATTTCAGGAAGCGCCCAAGCCAACGCCTACATGGGCATGCAAAAAGGGTTTGACAGCTTGGCCAATAACGCAAAACAAATAGCCGACCCCAATAACTCTGACTTAACCAAACCCCTGATTGGACAAATGATGGACAAAACACAGGTTGAGGTTAACGCCAAATCTTTTAAAAATGCCGATGATCGAATTGGAACCCTACTCGACCTTTTTGCTTAATATTCAAAAACTTGCTTTATCAATTGAAAACGCATCTAGCTGCAATTCTTTTTTAACAAACGCCAATACGCTTGGCCAAGCTTCTGTTAAATGATCAAACGCGTGACTTCCCCCTGGGTAACATAACACCTCTGCACTAGATTCATAAGCAGTCAAACTGGGCTGAAACGGAATCACCTCATCCCCTTCATCTAACAACAACAAGGTCGCTAAACTGGCATCGGGCTCACGGGTGAAGGCTTTTAATTCTGCTAAATACCACTCATCCAACACCAAGGTTTCCTGAGTTTTAGGGTGGACATGAGCGCCTTGATATTGGCCCAAAACTTCCACGGCTTGTAATGCAGGATTAATCATCACCAAAGGTTTCCGATACTTTTGCGCCAAATATTGTCCATAAAAACCACCCATGGACGACCCCATCACCAACCAATTTGAGGTGGCGGTCATCGCTTCTAAACGCTGAATTTCTGTTTCTAAAAACTCAATTGATTTTTGCGGCGAAGCGATGGGATAAGTCGGCGTGATCACGGCTATGCCTTCAGCGGCAAATGCCTGTTTAAACCATTGGCCTTTTGCACTTTGGCCGGTGCTTAAAAAACCATGTAAATAAAGAATCATGCTAAAATGCCTCACCATGAAAAAGACTCAAATTATCGAACGCCCTTACGCTGAAAGCGACTATTTAAATGCCCTAAAATTGGGAGTTACTGACCTACAAGCGCGTTTAATTGCCCGCAGAGTTTTTGACCCAAGCACAGAATCCCTGAGCATCGAACAACTGGATGCTATCGTCTTCCCAAAATTAAAACACATTCAGCACCCTAATGAGCTCAAAAACTCTCAGCAAGCAGCACAAATTATCGCTGACGCCGTGCAAAGCTCTGGCAAAATCGTCTTAGCCACAGACTATGATACTGATGGTGTTACCTCTGCTTGGGTAGCCACCACTGCACTGGTGCAATATTTTGGTGTATCACAAGAACGCATTGTACATATGATTGGCGAACGCAAAAATGGCTATGGCATAACAGATGCGATGTGCGATGCTATTTTGGCCATTCCTGATCCCGTGGACATCGTGATTTCTGCGGACCAAGGCTCCAGTGATGAACCGCGTATTCAACGCTTAGCGCAAGCTGGCATTCAAGTGTGTGTGACCGACCATCACCAAATGACGGTTGAAGGCGCACCACCGAGTGCCACTTGTACGGTTAATCCCCAACAAGCCGAATGCCAATACGACAAAACCGTGGCCGGCTGTTTTGTCATTTTTTTGGTGATGGGGCAAGTCAGAAATGAACTGATTCAACGCGGTGTACTCCCAGAAACAACGCCAACCCTCAAAGATTTAGCGCTCAATGTCGCCCTTGGTACGATTGCGGATAGCGTATCACTCAAAAGTCATAATAACCGCGCCATCGTGGCTTTTGGTTTATCACAAATCAATCAGTTTCAAAACCCTGCTTGGCAAGCCATGCGCCTTATGAACAACAACAACGAAGCCCCTTTTAATGCAGAATACCTGGGGTTTCAAGTCGCTACCCGCATCAATGCAGCCAGTCGCGTTAGCGATGTCACCACCGCATTTCGCTTTTTAAATGCGCCCAGTGTTGAAGAAGCACAAGCCTATTTAGCGCAATTGGATGCCGACAATCAAGACCGCCGCGAACAGCAACAAAGTATGTTGGAACAAGCTCAAAATCTTGCAAAAGCACTGTATCACCCCAAAAAATACAGCCTAGCCATCAAAATGCAAGGCAACGCTGGGATTCAAGGCATTATTGCCTCACGCATTGGCGAACAATATGGTGTGCCCACCTTGGCCATGACGGAATTAGAAGATGGCACCTTGGCTGGCAGCGGACGCGGCATAGTCCCCAGTGTGGATTTGCGTTTGGCGTTTCAATGGATGTCAGAACAGCATGAAGGACTATTCATTTCAATGGGCGGTCACAAGGGTGCGGCTGGTTGTATGATTCAGCTCCAGGATTTTGAACGCTTTGCTGAACTGTTAGAAATCGCCATCAAAAATCAGCTTGGCGATGACTCGCCAATTCCCACCATAGAAACCGATGGTGAATTGGCAGACCATGAGTTGACCACTGCACTGATGGACGAAATTAATTTATTAGAGCCTTTTGGCAGAGAATGGCCGCAACCCACTTTTTCAGGACACTTTCGGGTGATTGATATCAGAGAAGTCGGGCAAACCAAAACCCATTTATCTATGAAGTTGAAAACGCAAAATGGCTTAATCTTGTCTGCCATCTTTTTTAATGCCAAAACTTCTGAGCAAGAAGAAACCCCTTTCAGCGTAGACCAGCAAATTCAATGCGCTTATCAACCCAGCCTCAATCACTATTTTGGCAAAACTTCTTTACAGCTCAAAATTCAAGCGGCCACTTTAAGCTAAACAGTTTTAAACAGCCATAAAAAAACCCGAGCAAAGTCGGGCTTTAAACGCTTGATTTAAAATGATTATTTTAAAGTGGCAATATACTCAGACACTAAAGTAATGTCTTGATCTGATAATTGTGTCGCATTGGGAATCATCATAGAGCTCATCGGCCCGATTTCTTTACCTGCTTTATAAACCTGTAATTTTTGTGCTAAGTCTGCCACCGTTTGACCTTGTAATTTTGGCCCAACTCCACCCTCTCCAGCGGCACCATGGCAACCCACACAGGTCGCGTACACTTTTTCACCCATTACCTCAGCTTTAACCACCTCTGCAGGCGCTGCAACTTTTGCAGGCTCTGGTGCTGCAACAGGCGCAACAACCGGTGCGACTGGCGCAGGTGCTTGCGCTGGCGTATTGGCGGCGGCAACGGGTTTAGCGGGTTCTTCTTGTCCACAGGCTGTTAAGCCCAATACACCGGATAACGCCAAGGCGACCATTAATAATTTTGATTGAGTTTTCATCGACTGTCCTACCTCTAATTTTAGAAACAACATCTTCATTATAGTCAGCTGACATAAAACAAATCAAAAACTTACAAACTTTTTAACATTTTTTCAATGCGAGCAATCGACACTGGCTTTAGGGTTTTCATGGGTTGCGCAAATAAAGACAATCTTAACTCTTCCAAAGCCCAGCGAATTTCAACCAGGCCTGGTTGATTTTGGGGATTATTTTCCGCCAAAATGAGTTGATAGGTTTTTAATAACGGACTTAATTGTTCTAAAGCCGCTAAATCTTTAGTCGGATCGATATCCATTTTTTCTAAGCGTTTTTCAATGCCTTGCAAATAGCGCGGCATTTGCTCGAACCAAGTTTGCGGCGTCGTTCGCACAAACTCTTTAGAGATTAAGCCGTCTAATTGCCCCTGCAAATCTGCCAAAGAACCCAACCATCTTGGGTTTACCTTACCCCTTAAGCGTTGCGCAATTTTTTGATGTTG
Encoded proteins:
- a CDS encoding FGGY-family carbohydrate kinase, producing the protein MTPKASPTQNDRSPLILGIDLGTSGIRGALIDTQTRQPIAFYAVPLALPIRNANTSEQSPELWLEGFELLLRKIQNAQQTAFIEHIILDATSSTVCLVNADYQPVSMALMYDDKRATAEAQLIAKIAPRNSGAHGASSTLAKVMWLYENTPHSESFFVCHQIDFINVFLTGLPQITDANNALKMGFDPINMVWPDWISQLLPTITLPKVVLPGDFLGQIQPGLVEKYGFSSKTKVYAGTTDSIAAFLASGAHQLGDAVTSLGSTLALKLITEKPIFAPEYGIYSHRLKNQWLVGGASNTGGAVLLKHFDLEALIEHLKKIPERPQNTHLDYYPLLCQGERFPISDPCFQGNLDPIPDNPETFLLGLIEGLVSVEKLGYQRLTELGASPVTRIFTAGGGLKNRVWMTLRSQELSAPVLQSLHTEAAFGVTQLLEIQSFNDQT
- the ligA gene encoding NAD-dependent DNA ligase LigA, with the translated sequence MHNVNYYALDNPQISDAQYDALFQELLSLEARFPEWISPDSPSQRVGSEPLKGFESVKHVVAMMSLDNAFSDEDLMAFYQRALRGLNLSENSELSFSAEPKMDGLAINLRYDNGQLIQATTRGDGQTGEDVTHNIRTIRTIPLQLLTQDWPKVLEVRGEVFMPKSAFEQLNQTQLASGEKPFANPRNAAAGSLRQLDPKITAKRHLSFYVYGWGEVSEMFQLPERYTQVLVEFKRWGLPINPDAKVVLGKQAMLEYYQSLADKRASLAYEIDGIVYKCDQIAQQKLLGFTARAPRWAIARKFPAQEVWTTLLDIEVQVGRTGALTPVARLEPVSVGGVMVSNATLHNLEELHRKDVRVGDTVIVRRAGDVIPEVVGPVLAKRPDTTQLFVMPSACPECGSDVVKELDKAVHRCTGGLFCPAQRKRALAHFVSRKAMDIQGLGEKLIDTLVEQGLVAHPDDFYRLTLEDLASLPRMALKSAQNVLDALEASKNTTLPRFLYSLGINEVGEVTAKNLALHFETLDALMQASLEDLVAVDDVGDVVASHIQSFFKQTHNQEVIRALCDLGVQWPAIQKFIADIESPFANKVVVLTGTLTVMARDEAQRLLEKVGAKVTGSVSAKTDFVVAGDKAGSKKTKAEALGIPVLTENEWLAMMPQVEG
- a CDS encoding AAA family ATPase, yielding MQTEQLIQHLLNPNTYTHPVNLITTIETHISIVFLTGDYAYKLKKPVNFGFLDFSTLEARQQFCGLELTLNRRTAPDLYLDVCPLFASANLAQLSFTPLRPNDEPIEYLVKMRQFDPNLVLGKHLQTATLNRTQVSFLAKTIANFHLNAESVNQDCDFGHPDNLIQPMLDNFPSLLSTFEHPELQYRLRQLAEWTHFTQKTFWDSLWARKENGFVKACHGDMHLDNIALINDQPILFDGIEFNEQFRWIDTLNDLAFLLIDLDYRQQFSLKRQILNDYINETVDFAGLKHLRFYQVYRAMVRSKITALRYHQFPANSLQRTEYWQRALDYLKQAEDYAYQVPSPQLILMQGISGSGKSYYAQQILKQQDYLTISSDRERKRLFGISALTRATEQQRAKLYSAQMNQATYERLQELTSQLLAEGFSVIVDATFLKAQHRQPYFDIARQTRASLMIFSIATNPEIAGQQILQRQTLNQDPSDADLSVMQHQLNVNETPNADFYVWQQPAGTEFDPLSFSNWAQDTQEKWQEILNASDIVP
- a CDS encoding single-stranded-DNA-specific exonuclease RecJ; its protein translation is MKKTQIIERPYAESDYLNALKLGVTDLQARLIARRVFDPSTESLSIEQLDAIVFPKLKHIQHPNELKNSQQAAQIIADAVQSSGKIVLATDYDTDGVTSAWVATTALVQYFGVSQERIVHMIGERKNGYGITDAMCDAILAIPDPVDIVISADQGSSDEPRIQRLAQAGIQVCVTDHHQMTVEGAPPSATCTVNPQQAECQYDKTVAGCFVIFLVMGQVRNELIQRGVLPETTPTLKDLALNVALGTIADSVSLKSHNNRAIVAFGLSQINQFQNPAWQAMRLMNNNNEAPFNAEYLGFQVATRINAASRVSDVTTAFRFLNAPSVEEAQAYLAQLDADNQDRREQQQSMLEQAQNLAKALYHPKKYSLAIKMQGNAGIQGIIASRIGEQYGVPTLAMTELEDGTLAGSGRGIVPSVDLRLAFQWMSEQHEGLFISMGGHKGAAGCMIQLQDFERFAELLEIAIKNQLGDDSPIPTIETDGELADHELTTALMDEINLLEPFGREWPQPTFSGHFRVIDIREVGQTKTHLSMKLKTQNGLILSAIFFNAKTSEQEETPFSVDQQIQCAYQPSLNHYFGKTSLQLKIQAATLS
- a CDS encoding cell division protein ZipA C-terminal FtsZ-binding domain-containing protein, whose translation is MNELQLVLLIFALVVVAVMVFLHYRNQPTPASKGRASKSVRPESDNADSVEHRQKASHALNEFGEGHIPVSNKTQARFHAQSDEDVETVPENQGKLPFGDEFDDHEPAYKPRIQAEKATKESAETQNRAPQHFVLEVEDLKTLDEVGPIGAAGDKQPSFGKPANTPVTESENKLAEVTEPQVFAVMVMGSQDFAMDALNKSLLGVGLSFAPQGIYVKKDTLGKPYLHVANIMEPGTFPAMEEERFSAFTTQGVVLILSLPTSVKAPAAMNDMIMIARKVSQRLNGRLYDAQRHLLKESDIQAMRDAAIAYETVGI
- a CDS encoding c-type cytochrome: MKTQSKLLMVALALSGVLGLTACGQEEPAKPVAAANTPAQAPAPVAPVVAPVAAPEPAKVAAPAEVVKAEVMGEKVYATCVGCHGAAGEGGVGPKLQGQTVADLAQKLQVYKAGKEIGPMSSMMIPNATQLSDQDITLVSEYIATLK
- a CDS encoding HAD family hydrolase produces the protein MADLQALLFDVDGTLADTERDGHRVAFNMAFDEAGLDWFWDESLYGELLAVTGGKERIRFYLEKFNTTFAKPENFDAFVKGLHEAKTKFYTQLMAEGKIPLRTGVEALINEARAQGMRMAVVTTTTPANVTALLESTLGPDSESWFEVIAAGDIVPAKKPAPDIYIWALEQMGLTADQAIAFEDSLNGILSSSAANVKTIVTINEYTKEDDFSKAAVVLNHMGDDETPFELIAGEVYGRNKLDLALVKEIFAKA
- a CDS encoding YqiA/YcfP family alpha/beta fold hydrolase — translated: MILYLHGFLSTGQSAKGQWFKQAFAAEGIAVITPTYPIASPQKSIEFLETEIQRLEAMTATSNWLVMGSSMGGFYGQYLAQKYRKPLVMINPALQAVEVLGQYQGAHVHPKTQETLVLDEWYLAELKAFTREPDASLATLLLLDEGDEVIPFQPSLTAYESSAEVLCYPGGSHAFDHLTEAWPSVLAFVKKELQLDAFSIDKASF
- the dksA gene encoding RNA polymerase-binding protein DksA, which gives rise to MNTNTDFIEDYPRYEMEPGEEYMSARMREHFRGKLMAWKQQLLNEASMTVSHLKNDSVTPADPNDRASQEEEFALELRTRDRERKLISKIDKSLVDIETGEYGYCKMSGEEIGLARMEARPTADLTVEMKRKQEIREKQGIA